GATGGTCTGTTACGTGACGCAGATCGCTATGCACACTTTTCTGATGACCAGATATGTCTTGTTTTGCCCAACCTTGCCAATAATGCTCAAAGCATACTGGCAGCGATCAAGATTCTTTCTGAATTGCATAAACCCTTCATTGCTGATGATTGCCCAGTAATGCTGCGCCCACATATCGGCATTGCCAATTTTCCAGAACTGGGCCGTGATGCAGGTCAATTATTGATGTATGCCGACATCGCATCAGACGTCGCCGCAACCAATGAACAGGGATACCACGTCTATCAGCCCGAAGATCACATTAAGACAGAAACTTATAGCGGCCTAGACATTGAACTTGGCAAAGCCATCAAAGCAAACGAGTTGCATGTTCACTACCAGCCGCAGATCAATATCCAGACCGGACGCTGTGTCTCCATGGAGGCTCTAATACGCTGGACAGCGCCAGGGCAACGTGTAATCAATCCGGCCACATTGATCGACATTGCAGAGAAAACCGGTCTGATTAACACTTTAACCCTATGGATACTTAACACGGCACTGCGCCATACAGCCGATTTCTTAAAGATGGGTATTGATGTAGGTATAAGCGTCAATCTTCCGCCCAAAATGCTTGAAGACCAGGAACTTCCACAAATAGTCCAGCAAGCACTCGATATTTGGGGTGTACCCGCAGCGTACCTTACGCTTGAGATCACGGAAAGTTTGGTAATCGATAATTATGAATCCTCCCTCACAATGTTATCCAGACTGAGAGAGCTTGGCATTCGTCTGTCACTTGACGACTTCGGCACCGGCTATTCATCGCTGGCGTACCTTAAGCGCTTTCCAGTGCAGGAACTGAAGATCGATATGCTTTTCGTTCGGAACATACATAATTCACGCGAGGACAAAAATCTCGTCCGTACCATTATTGATCTGGCCAAAAATTTCAATCTGACCACAATAGCTGAAGGGGTGGAAGATCAAGAAACATTCAATCTATTACGCGATCTCGGCTGCGACCTAGTGCAGGGCTTTCTGTACAGCCGCGCGCTGTCTGACACAGATTTTATCAATTGGTATCGTCAACACACCTTAGTCCTGCATACAATATCCTTGGACGCTTCTATAAATCCAAAATCCTAAGCCACACAAGGCGCGCCATATCAACACAGTATGGCAATGGAGTTTGAATTTATAGGGTTCCCCTGGATTCTGGGGTTCATTATCATTTCCTTATTTCAATCCAATCTCGAATCCAAATAAACAATATTGCAATATTTCAAATACAATTGCATTATTATAATATGGATAAAATTACTGCAACTTCAGTATTCGAATCACTCTCTTCTGGCGTGCGGTTGGACGTGTTTCGGTTGTTGGTCAAAAAAGGGTTGGACGGTATGGTGGCGGGCGAAATCGCGACCACACTTGAACTACCGCCCACCAACCTTTCCTTCCATCTGAAAGCATTGACGCAAGCACGCCTGCTAACAGTCCAACAGGAGGGCCGATACCAACGTTATCGCGCCAATATCCCCTTGATGCTGGATCTTATTGCTTACCTGACCGAAGAATGTTGTTCCGGCAATC
This genomic interval from Candidatus Nitrotoga sp. AM1P contains the following:
- a CDS encoding putative bifunctional diguanylate cyclase/phosphodiesterase, giving the protein MIGHNPPPSHQSNTSATQHQLTHNQLVNFLRFEIGKAETSATAVLIMKLRRAKRLDAIMGDTSTQSINHYTNQLLDGLLRDADRYAHFSDDQICLVLPNLANNAQSILAAIKILSELHKPFIADDCPVMLRPHIGIANFPELGRDAGQLLMYADIASDVAATNEQGYHVYQPEDHIKTETYSGLDIELGKAIKANELHVHYQPQINIQTGRCVSMEALIRWTAPGQRVINPATLIDIAEKTGLINTLTLWILNTALRHTADFLKMGIDVGISVNLPPKMLEDQELPQIVQQALDIWGVPAAYLTLEITESLVIDNYESSLTMLSRLRELGIRLSLDDFGTGYSSLAYLKRFPVQELKIDMLFVRNIHNSREDKNLVRTIIDLAKNFNLTTIAEGVEDQETFNLLRDLGCDLVQGFLYSRALSDTDFINWYRQHTLVLHTISLDASINPKS
- a CDS encoding ArsR/SmtB family transcription factor — protein: MDKITATSVFESLSSGVRLDVFRLLVKKGLDGMVAGEIATTLELPPTNLSFHLKALTQARLLTVQQEGRYQRYRANIPLMLDLIAYLTEECCSGNPQQCIDLQTASVGSAIVLLPITPTKSKL